A genomic segment from Magnetococcales bacterium encodes:
- a CDS encoding AAA family ATPase: MRIESIRLKNFKCFQNIVMKQILRFCVLVGANGTGKSTLFNVFGFLREAFSSNIHMALVKMGGNRGFHEVRSRNTRDDIEIELKFRIEEGGPLVTYLLSIGEQNGSPVISREVLKYRRGNHGQPWNFLDFSHGTGYAVTNELEKVSDVGQLKREENQKLKSPDILAIKGLAQFERFPAVMALGNLIENWHVSDFHINRARPEQEAGYAEHLSSEGENLSLVIQFLYSRHRAIFEQILEKLSQRIPGISQVDAKTTEEGRVLLRFKDQAFADPFLARHVSDGTIKMLAYLTLLFDPKPHPLLCVEEPENQLYPTLLAELAEEFRAYARRGGQVFVSTHAPDFLNATTLDEVFWLAKEQGYTRIHRARDHAQLATYMADGDKMGYLWKQGFFDGVEP, translated from the coding sequence ATGCGGATTGAATCCATACGACTCAAAAATTTTAAATGTTTCCAAAATATCGTCATGAAACAGATCCTGCGTTTTTGTGTCCTGGTCGGGGCCAATGGCACGGGAAAATCAACCCTTTTCAACGTCTTTGGATTTTTGCGGGAGGCCTTTTCCAGCAACATCCACATGGCTTTGGTCAAAATGGGCGGTAATCGGGGATTTCACGAGGTGCGGAGTCGAAATACCAGGGACGATATTGAAATCGAGCTGAAATTTCGCATCGAGGAAGGGGGACCTCTTGTCACCTATTTACTCAGCATCGGTGAACAGAACGGCAGCCCGGTCATCAGTCGGGAGGTCTTGAAATATCGCCGAGGCAACCATGGCCAACCCTGGAATTTTCTTGATTTCAGCCACGGCACCGGTTACGCAGTCACCAATGAATTGGAGAAAGTTTCAGACGTGGGCCAACTCAAGCGGGAGGAAAATCAAAAGCTGAAATCGCCGGATATTCTGGCTATCAAGGGTTTGGCACAATTCGAGCGTTTTCCTGCCGTCATGGCACTTGGCAACCTGATTGAAAATTGGCATGTTTCTGATTTCCATATCAACCGCGCCCGACCGGAGCAGGAGGCCGGTTATGCCGAGCATCTCTCTTCGGAGGGGGAGAATCTCTCCCTGGTGATCCAGTTTCTTTACTCACGTCACCGAGCGATTTTCGAACAAATTCTAGAGAAGCTTTCGCAACGCATTCCAGGCATTTCGCAGGTTGACGCCAAGACGACGGAAGAGGGCCGGGTTTTGCTGCGTTTCAAGGATCAGGCCTTCGCGGACCCTTTTCTTGCACGCCACGTTTCCGACGGCACCATTAAAATGTTGGCATATCTGACGCTCCTCTTCGATCCAAAGCCCCATCCCCTCCTGTGTGTCGAGGAGCCGGAAAACCAGCTTTACCCCACCCTGTTGGCTGAATTGGCTGAAGAGTTTCGCGCTTATGCCAGGCGGGGAGGTCAGGTGTTTGTCTCCACCCACGCCCCTGACTTTCTGAATGCGACGACCCTCGATGAAGTGTTCTGGCTGGCCAAGGAACAGGGATACACCCGTATTCATCGGGCCAGGGATCATGCGCAACTGGCTACTTACATGGCTGACGGAGACAAAATGGGTTATCTTTGGAAACAAGGCTTTTTCGATGGCGTGGAGCCATGA